Sequence from the Clostridium saccharobutylicum DSM 13864 genome:
TTTACTGCAGCTTTAAAATATGATATAGAAGTTTGGATGCCAAGTTATAATAGATATGTAGAAATTTCAAGTTGTTCAAATTTTGAAGATTTCCAAGCAAGAAGAGCTAATATTAAATATAGAGAAACTCCAAAAAATAAACCACAATTTGTTCATACATTAAATGGATCAGGAGTTGCGATAGGTAGAACAGTTGCAGCTATATTAGAAAACTATCAAAGAGAAGATGGCAGTGTAGAAATCCCAGAAGTTTTAAGAAGATATATGAATTGTGATGAAATAAGATAGTTTGTTATTAAAAAGATATAATATGTAATAAAGCATTAAAAGGAAGTATGAATAAGTTATTTTTACATTATAAATTCATACTTCTTTTTAATAAAACATAATAAGAAGAGAAATAAGTTATTTGTATATTAATATATGTATAAATGAAACGAAGCTATGCAAATTTTTAGTTTTTATACATTTTATCTTTAATTATGATGTCAAAATTTCTACTGTATTTAAACATTAATAAATAAAATCATTTATTAAAATAATTTTATTTAAAAGTGTTGACATAATAATAATTGCTTGCTATAATAAATCTTGTCGTAAGACGTGGAAAGATGGTCGAGTTGGTTTAAGGCACCGGTCTTGAAAACCGGCGTGCGTGTAAGCGTACCTAGGGTTCGAATCCCTATCTTTCCGCCATTTTTTTTATCTAAAAATAAAGATAGAAGGCACATGGAGAATTACTCAAGTGGCTGAAGAGGCGCCCCTGCTAAGGGCGTAGGTCGGGTAACTGGCGCCCGGGTTCAAATCCCGGATTCTCCGCCAAAGCATCTAATATTTTATTAGATGCTTTTTTATATTTAGAAAAGTATAAAAATTCTGAAGTGCAAACTATAGTGATATCAATGTTTTAAAGAGTACAAAGTATAACAAGTTTATTATAAAGTAGACATGGTGAAGTAAATTTGTTATTATTGACGAAATTATGATAAATCAAAATATTACGATAATGTTTGAAAGTATCAAAAAATATATTGTGCTAAGCAAAGTTTAGTGTTATATATATGGTACAATATGATTTATTCATTACTTAGTGATACTGTACATAACTTTAATTTAGAATTCAATTTTTAACATATATATTTCTTTATTTTATTATATGGAAAGTTATAAAAATAAAATTTTAAACTATTCATTTCATAATTTAGATTTTTCAATAAAATTAAGTTAATGTTGCTCATTTTAATATAAATTGTCCTTGGTAAAATATACATTAATGAAAAATAAAAAAATATGTTGACACATATTAAAATCATTGCTATAATAAATCATGTCGTGAGACGTGGAAAGATGGTCGAGTTGGTTTAAGGCACCGGTCTTGAAAACCGGCGTGCGTGTAAGCGTACCTAGGGTTCGAATCCCTATCTTTCCGCCATTTAATATAATAATAAAAAATGCAGAAGGCACATGGAGAATTACTCAAGTGGCTGAAGAGGCGCCCCTGCTAAGGGCGTAGGTCGGGTAACTGGCGCCCGGGTTCAAATCCCGGATTCTCCGCCAAAAACATCTAACATTATGTTAGATGTTTTTTTGTTTTGTAAATTTTTATATAATCATTTATTATATATTTTAATACTTATTTCTAAAAAGTTACAGTATTGAATAATATATTATAAAGCAAAAATATAATGATGATACATAGTATAATTATATAAGAGAGATTAATCAGATAAGAAGGTGCATTGTGCTTAAAGGAGAGAAAATATATTTAAGGTTACTTGAGAAAAGGGATATATTAATGTTGCATAAGTTATGTAATGAAGAGGAAGTTAAAAAATACAATATAATATCGAGTGATATTAATGAAGATAAAAATAATCTCAAACAGACAAACTTAAGAAAAGCTTTAAGCATAATTAACGAAAAAAATGTTTTAGTTGGTTTTATAACATATAAGGAAAGTGATTATTGTCAAAATGTATATTCTATTGGAATTACAATAGGAAGTAGGTATTGGAATAGGTCTTATGGGCAAGACTCTATAAAAGTATTATTAAAATATTTATTTGAAGAGTTGAATGCTATACGGGTAGAATTAGAAGTAATCAAATCAAATTTTAGAGCAATAAATTGTTATAAAAAATGTGGGTTTAGGGAATGTGGAATTAGATATAATAGGTGTTGTATAGATGGATCAGATGTTGATACTGTAATTATGAGCATACGTAATGATAAATCCAACATCTAATAATAAAAGTTGATTATTAGATCTAGAGGTGAAAAATAGATGAGTATAAGATTTATATATGGTAGGGCTGGGACTGGGAAAAGTGAATTTTGCATAAATGAAATAAAGAAAAAAATCGAAAAAAGTGAGGATTATAAGTTAATTTTATTAGTTCCAGAGCAATATACATTCAATACTGAAAATAAGATTTTAAAAAGTATTGGTGAAATAGCTCTTTTAAGAACCGAAGTTTTGAGTTTTAAGAGGATGGCTCACACAGTATTTGAAGAATGTGGCGGACGTGTTAAAGAGATAATAAAAGAATCAGGAAAAAACATGTTGATTCATAAAGTATTAAATGAAAATATTGATTCTTTAGAATACTTTAAAAAAATATCAAGAGAACAGGGTTTTAATGAAATTATAGCAGATATTATTTCGGAATTTAAAAAGTATAATGTTAATATTGAAAATTTAGTAGAAATAGATAAAAGTATTAATGATATAGAATTAGTGCAAAAAATTAAGGAATTAGCAGTAATTTATGATGCTTTTAATTTGAAGATGAATCAAGGATATATTGATAGTGATGATGAATTAACTTTATTAGGAAAAAAGTTATTAAATAGCAATATTTATAAAGATTGTGAAGTATGGATAGACGAATTTACTAGTTTCACACCTCAACAATTAGAGATTATAAGATTATTGGCAAAAAGGTGCAGAAGAATAAATATAACTCTTTGTATGGAAAGTTCATTTATGCAAAAAGAGGATGAAGATATAACAGATGTTTTTAATTCAATAAAGAAAACTGAAATGAGTATAATGAAAATAGTGGAAGAAAATAATATAGCTTATGATAAGCCTATTGATTTAAATACTAATTTTCCATATAGATTCAAAAATAGTTATGAATTAAGACATATAGAAAAATACTTTTTTACTTATCCGTTTAATTCATATAAGGGGTTAAATAAAAATGTTTCACTTTATAAAGCAAATAATATATATGATGAGATTGAGAGAGTTGCGAAAAGCATAGTTAAACTTGTAAGAGATAATGGGTATAGATATAAGGATATATCAGTTGTCTGTAGAAATATTGATGATTATGAGAAAATAACATCAGTAATATTTAAGGAGTACAATATACCGTATTTTTTAGATAAGAAGCTTCAATTATTAAATAATCCGTTAATTATACTTATAACATCTGCTTTTGAAATCTTGTTTAAGAATTGGTCTTATGAAAGTATATTTAAGTATTTAAAAAGTGGGTTAACAGGAATAGAAAGTTTAGATATTGATATATTAGAAAACTTTATATTGGAAAATGGAGTGAAGGGATATAAGTGGACTGTAAAAGAAATAATTTCTGAAAAATGGTTTCACAATAATAAAGAATTAACAGAAGAGCAAGTGGGAATAGCTGAAATTATGGAGGAGATAAGAAGACCACTTATAACTTTTCATAATAAAATAAATGGAAATCATACTGTAAGGGATATTTGTGCTGCTATTTATGAATTTTTAGTTGATTTAAAAGCGTTCAAAAGAATAGAATTATGGATTGAGAATTTTGAAAAGCTTGGATTAGAAGATAAGGTTAAGGAATATAGTCAAGTTGAAGGCATAGTAATAGATATTTTAGATCAAGCAGTTGATGTAATGGGAGGAGAGATTTTAGATTCTTTTGAATTTTTTAAGATATTAAATTCAGGATTCACTAATCAAGAAATTGGAGTTATACCAGTAGCTTTAGATCAAGTAAATATTGGTGATGTGGCGAGAATAAAAGGGAGAGATGTAAAAGTACTTTACATAGTTGGAGTTAATGATGGTGTGCTGCCTGCAGCCAACAAGGATGAAGGAATATTATCTGATATGGATAGAGAAACATTAAGTAAAATGGGAATAACTTTAGCATCAACAACTAGAAATAAAATATTTGAGGAACAATTTTTACTATATACTGCATTAACTATAAGCAGTGAATATTTAATGATATCTTATCCAATGGCTGATTTTGAAGGTAAATCATTGAGACCTTCAATAGTGATATCAAGAATCAAGAAGATACTTCCTAATTTAATAGAGGAGAGTTCAATATTTGATTTAGTAAGTAATTCAAATATGCTAAATAAAATTACAACACCAATTCCTACATTTAATGAGTTAATATTAGCGGTGAGAAGAGATTTTGATAAGGAAGACATAGAAGAGTATTGGCCAGAAGTATATAACTGGTTTAAACAAAATGAAGAATTTAAGGATAAAATACAAAATATATTTAATGGGCTTAACTATTCTAATATAGGAGATGTAGTAGCTAAAAAGAAGCTTAGAGAACTTTATCAAAATGATATTGGAAAAATGGTATTTAGTGTATCTAGATTAGAAAAATATGCGAAATGCCCATTTTCTTATTTTGTCCAATATGGACTTAAAGCTAAAAATAGAAAAGTATATGAATTTACACCTCCAGATCTAGGCTCATTTGTTCATGATGTTTTGGATTCATTTACAAATAAAGTTAAGCATGAAGGAATTTTATGGTCTGACTTAAATAATGAAAAGTGCAGAGAAATGGTTTCTAAGTTAATTGATAAAAGATTAGACGAAGAAAGTAATTCAATATTGAATAGTACTAAGAGATTTAAATATTTAGCTCAAAGGTTTAAGCGAGTGATTTCTAAGTCTATTACAATTATAGCAGAGCAAATAAATCAAGGTAAGTTTGAAGTATTCAAGACTGAATTTGATTTTGGCAGCTATAGTCAAGGTGAAGCAATAACATTAGATTTAAATTCTAATGAAAAAATATACCTGCAAGGAAGAATTGATAGGATAGATACATTAGATTTAGATGATGAAACTTATGTAAGAATTATAGATTACAAGACAGGTGCTAAGCAGTTTGAGTTAAATGAATTGTATCATGGTTTACAAATGCAGTTACTAGTTTATTTAGATGCTTTAATTAAGAATTCTAAATATATATTAGAGAAGCAGGTTAAACCAGGAGGAATATTTTATTTCAAAATAGATGATCCAATAATTAAGGGCAAGAAAGAAATGACAGTAGAAGAGGTTGAAGTAGAAGTTTTAGATGCATTGAAAATGAAGGGCTTGGTATTAAAGGATGCCAGAGTTGTTAGGGCTATGGATAAGGATATTGATGGTTATTCATTGATAATACCAGCTGCATTTAAGAAAGATGGAGATTTTAAAGCTAATAGTGATGTAGTAACAGAAGAAGAGTTTAATTTGCTTAGGGATTATGTAAACAAAAAAATGATTGAATTATGTAAAGAAATGTTAAGTGGAGAAGTCAAAATACAACCTGTAAAGCAGTCGAATAGAGTCCAATGTGAATATTGTGATTTCTCTGCAATATGTCAATTTGATACTGATATAAAAGATAATAAGTATAACGTGATAATAAAGAAATCTCAAAATGAAATTTGGAGTGATATAAAAAAGGAGATAGTCTGTACCAATAGTTTTAGTGAGAAAAATAGTAATAAGGATTCAAAAGAAAATAATGTATTAGAATAATTACTAAAATCTGATTAGAGAAGTTTAATTACAGATAGGAGAAAAATATGGGTGAAACAAAATGGACTGATGAACAGTTAAGTGCAATTGAAACAAGAAATTGTAATTTGTTAGTTGCAGCAGCTGCAGGATCTGGTAAAACTGCTGTTTTGGTAGAAAGAATTATAAGAATTATCACAAATGAAGAAGCTCCAGTAGATATAGATAAATTATTAGTTGTTACCTTTACAAATGCAGCAGCAGCAGAAATGAGAGAGAGGATAGCAATAGCTATATCTAAGGAATTAGATAAGAATCCAAATTCTAAAAATCTTCAAAAACAATTAACTTTATTAAATAGAGCTAATATTACAACTATGCATTCATTCTGTTTAGATGTAATTAAAAGTAATTTTCATAAGATTGACTTGGATCCTTCTTTTAGGATAGGAGATCAAACAGAGGGGACGTTAATAAAGGCAGAAGTAATTGAGGAACTTTTTGAAGATAAATATGATGAAGATGATGCTGATTTCATAAATTTAGTTGAGGTTTTTGGAAATTATAAAAATGATGACAATTTAAAAGATTTAGTTTTAGATTTATATGATTTTACAATGTCAGGACCATGGCCAGAACGATGGCTTATTGATAGTGCAGAGGAATTTAATATAAAAACATTAGAGGAATTGAATAATAGTAAATGGGTTAAGGTGTTAAATGAAAGTGTTAGTGTTGAAATTCAAGGATATATTAACTCTATGGAAAAGGCAATTGAAATTATTAATAGCACAGATGGTCTTGAGCCTTATTTAGATAGTTTTATAAGTGAATTATCTCAGATAAAAAGTATTTACGAGAATATTAATAATGGACTAGAAAAGATGTATATTGGAATATTATCTATAAATTTTGGTAAGCTTAAACCTATAAAGAAGGATAAAGTTTCAGATCAGAATGCACAAAATCTTGTAAAGAATATAAGGGATGATATAAAAAAGAGAATATCATCTTTAGTAAACAATATATTTTCAGTAACGCCTGATGACATGTTGATTAACATTCAGGGATCATATCCTTATATAAAAAAGTTATCAGAAATTGTATTAGAATTTGGCGAAAGATTTAGTAAAAAGAAAAAAGAAAGAAATATTTTAGATTTTAATGATTTAGAACACTTATGTTTAAAGATATTAATTGAATATGATGAAAATAAGAATTTAATACCATCTAAAGTTGCAGAAAACTTTAAAAATTATTTTGATGAAGTACTCGTAGATGAATATCAGGATTCTAATAGTGTTCAAGAAACTATAATTGGTTTAGTATCTAGAAGAGATTCAGACATTCCTAATGTGTTTATGGTTGGAGATGTTAAGCAAAGTATATATAGGTTTAGGCAGGCTAAACCAGAATTGTTTATAGAGAAATACAACAATTACCAAACTAATATAGGCATTAATAGAAAAATTCAATTATACAAAAATTTTAGAAGTAGAAAAGAAATTATTGATGGAGTTAATTACATTTTTAAGGAAGTTATGTCTCAAACTGTTGGGGAGTTGGAATATACAGATGATGAAGCTTTAAATTTAGGTGCGAATTATAAAGAGTTTGATGATGACAATATAACTCTTGGTGGAGCAATAGAAGTTAATATAGTAGATAAGAATGGTAAAAATATTGAAGAGGATATTGAAGATGAACAAGAAGAAATTGAGGCTGTTAATTTAGAAGGAAGAATCATTGCTAAAAGAATAAATGAATTAATGTCATCAAAAGCAGAAAAAGTTTTTAAAGTTTTGGATAAGGAAACAGGGGAATATAGACCATTAAGATATAAAGATATAGTAATTCTTTTAAGAGCAACTAAGAATTGGTCTGAAAACTTATTAGAGGAATTAGGTAAAGAAGGAATTCCCGTATACGCAGATACGGGATCAGGATATTTCGAATCAATTGAGATTAGAACTATAATATCACTTTTAAAGGTAATTGATAATCCAATGCAAGATATTCCAATGATAGCATTGTTAAGATCACCAATTATGAATTTTTCAGCAGAAGAGTTAAGTGATATTAGGCTAGTGAATAAAGAAAAGTATTTTTATGAAAATATTAAATATATAGTAGATGAATCTAGCAAAGAGAATGGGTATCTATACTCTGAAGAGATTGTAGATAAATGTGTATATTTACTTCAATGCATTGATAAATGGAGAAAAAAATCAATTTACATGGCAATTGATGAATTTATATGGTATCTATATATGGATACAGCCTATTATGGGTATGTTGGAGCTATGCCTAATGGAATGTTGAGGCAAGCAAATTTAAAGATACTATTTCAAAGAGCAAGACAATTTGAGCAAACTAGTTTTAAAGGATTGTTTAATTTTATAAGTTTTATAAATAAGCTTACAAAATCCTCAGGAGATATGGGAAGTGCAAAAATATTGGGAGAAAATGAGGATGTAGTAAGAATTATGAGTATTCATAAGAGTAAGGGATTAGAGTTTCCAGTAGTGTTTTTATGTGGAACTGGAAAGCAATTTAATTTAATGGATTTAAATAAGAATATTTTATATCATGATGAATTAGGGATCGGACCTGATTTTGTAGATATAAATAAAAGATTTAGTATTGGAACTTTAGCTAAAGAGGCAATAAAAAAGAAAATAAAACTTGAAACATTATCAGAAGAAATGAGAATACTTTATGTTGCATATACCAGGGCAAAAGAAAAGTTGATTATAACAGGAGCAGTAAATAATATTGACAAGATTATAGAGAAGTGGATGAATTCAGCATCATTAGAGCATAATCTTATATTGCCATCGGAAGTTATGAAAGGAAAATCATATTTAGATTGGATTGGAATGGCTTTATGTCAGCATAATGATGGCGCTGTATTAAGAGAAAAGATTTCAGAATCAAATGAAATATCGAAGGTTGATGCATCTAGGTGGGAAGTTAAACTGTGGAACAAAGCCGATTTAATTAATATGGATGATTTAAATGATGAAACTGAAAAGGGTAAGCTTGAATCGAATGTAATAAATAATAATTCATTAAATGAAAGCACATTAAAAAGCATAGACGAGATATTGAGTTATGAATATCCATTAAAGGAATCAACTATTATTAAAAGTAATATTTCAGTTTCAGATTTAAAGAGAAGAAATTTAGAAAGAAATTTAGAAATTGAAGAAATGTATAGGGAAAAAGTTATGGTTACTCCAAAATTTCTTCAGGAAGAAAAGGGATTAACCTCATCTGAGAGAGGAACAGCAGTTCATTTTGTAATGAGGAAATTAGATTTAAATAGGGTATCAACTATAAATGAAATTAAAGATCAATTAAAGGAGTTATACGAAGGAGAATTTTTACTTGAAGCAGAAGTAAAAGCAATTAATCCATATAAAATATTAAACTTTTTTAAGTGTAATTTAGGGAGTATGATGATTGAGTTGCATAAAAAGGGTGAAAAGGTATATAGAGAGATTCCATTTTATACTGAAATAAGTAGTTTAGAAATAAATAATGATTTAGATAAGAGATATAATGATGAAACAGTTAGATTACAAGGAATTATAGATTGCTTTTTTGAATATAGAAAAGAAATAATTCTTTTAGACTATAAAACAGATTATATAGAAAAGGGAAAGGAAAATGAATTTAAAGAGAAATATAAAAAACAAATTGATTACTATAGCGATGCTATAGTAAAAATGACTGGTAAAAAAGTTAAGAAAAAATATCTATATTCATTTTATCTGGAAGAAGAAATTCAGTTATAAAATATATTAGTGCGTATTAAATTTTCAATATACATAAAACTATATTAATGCAACTAAATATTAAATAGCATAAATACTTATAATTTAAAATTTAATCTTAGTATTTATGCTATTTTTCAGTTTATTTTTAGATATTAAGTTAATGTAATAATATTCAATAATTTATAAGTTAAGGTTGGATGTTTTAATTCCACCTCTACCCTTATTAAATAAACATATTATTTTTTGAAGTTTATACAAAAATCTTGATGGACTCGAAAATAATTATTTGATTATAACTTTACTTCCTTTTGGGATATTTGTATATATCCATTTTGCATCATCAATAGAAAGTCTAATGCATCCATGAGAAGATGGTTTATTTAATGTATAATCTACTATAGTGGTCTTATCTTTAGCAAACGGAGAGGAATGAAATAATATATCACCAGTAATTTGTGTCCAGTACTTTCCGCCTTGCTTATATTTATCCGAGAAAAACCAATCTCCCTTTTCTTTAATAGAAAAAGAGCCTGTTGGAGTATCTTCACCAGTTATTCCAGTAGAACAAGGAAAGCTTTTTATTAATTGCCAGTTATCAGCAGTCCCTTTATATATATATGTTTTTTGATTTTTTAAATCTACATCAATAAAATAAGAAGTAGTACTTTCTATATTTAAAGTATTGATGTTATTTTGAGAAATAGCAGTTGTTAAAGCACGAGATGAAGCTTCAGATGCAGCAGAAGCTTTATTCAAGTATTCTTGCTGTTGTTCCTTAATTGTTGCTATCTTTTCTTGAATATCAGAATCATCTCCAAGAATATCACTGTTATTTGAAATTAGAGATAATGCTTGAGTATAATAATCATTGCTAGCTAAATCATCACAACGATCTAGTAAATCTTGTTTAAGCTTATCTTTTGAATCTCCTAAGTATTTTAATGAATCTTCATAATTTAAATCTAGTGAAGAAACTTTTTTAAAAGCAGAAATTGCTTGAGCGTATTGGCCATTGTTAAATGCTGTAATACCATTATTAAAATTATTATTAGAATCTTGATTTAAATCAATTGACTCTGAAATATTAAGTAAATCTTCGTGGGGAATGATGTCATAGCGGGCTATTTCTTTTAATTGTGTTAATGCATTTTCTGAAGAAATACTTTTATTATTAATATTATCAGATATTGTATTTGTTTTAGCATTAAAGTATTTATGTAGATCATTCATAAGCATATATGATTTGAACGGATTAGATATTTGTTTAGTTAATAGTAAGTTGTTAGCTTCTGAGAACTTATAATTGTCAAAATCAGTTTTAAATTCGTTTATTAGTTTAGTATACCTATAAGCTTCATAAATTGCACTTAATGTTAAGGTTATAAGAAATAAGAATACTAATAAGGTTATTTTAAACTTTTTTTTATATTTTAATTTATTATGATATAAGTTTTTATACAATTTCAAAATGTACCTCCTAATTAAATAATTAATATAACAAAAATACACTTAAGTTAACATTAAAATGTATTTAAAAGTATTAATTATTACTTTTATTTATAATATTAACAATAAAAGCAAATAATAAACCTTGATATTTTAAGTAATTGAAATATATGTTAATATATTTAATATGGGGTATTTAACCAAAGAATATTATTGGAGGAAAGTATGAATATTAAAACTAACTTTTTTAAGAAGTTTATAACTTCTATTTATGACATAAAAGTTTTTTCAAAATATGCGAAAGAGGGATTATTAAGAGCAATTATATATGGTGTATTGCTTAGTTTAATTTTAGGTGGAATTAAAGGGATAGCATCAGGATATAGATTTAATAGTGATATCACGCAAATAAGTGAACAGTTACAAAGTGAAAAATATAAGTTTTTTATAGAAAATGGAAATTTAAATATCAATGAGGCTCCAATTAAATTTGAGCAAGATAATACTATAATATACATTGATAATAGCAAGAATATGGCAGATGAAAGTGATTTAAAAAGTATTGTAATAAATGAGGATGTTAGCATTTTAGTTTTAAGGGATGGAATTATAGTTAATAACTATATAAATAAGTATAAAATGAGTTATATTAATTTGTTTGGAGATAAAATTATAGACAGTACAATTTTAAAAACTGCGGTTAAAAATTTAGATATTATGTTTGTAATAGCTTCAAGTATGATTAGTATAGGATTCACAATATTCAATACATTACTTAATTGTTTAATAGTTGTAGCATTTGCATCAATATTAACTATATTTATGAGGATGGTAGTTAAATACAATGCCTTATATTCATTGACTTTATATGCTGCAACTTTACCATTGATAATACAAACTATATTACAAATAGTTAATCCAACTGTAAATTTTGATGTAACATTTGTATTAGGAACTTTAACTTATGTTATATTGATATTAAAGTATATAAAAGCAGAAATAATAGAAAACATAAATAATGGAAAGTTATAATAATAACATAAATAGAAGAGAAAAGAGCTTATATTAAAGAATAATACTTTAGTATAAGCTCTCTTTATTATGAAAATATAAATAATTAATTTTTTATAATTAGTTATTATAGTGGCGCTTTTAATGTTTCCTTTTGGAATAAGATTATTAAAAAGTACTCTAAGCTAATGTTGTAGTAAATCTATAAAAGAATCAATATCGAGTTTTGGGGACAGTTGTTACAAAAGAATCAATATGTTATTATATAATAAAGGCGTATGGAAAAAAAAGTAAATAATTAATGAGAGGGGATATATAAATGGTTTTTGCTAATACTTTAAAGGATAATCAAACAAAAGATGATGAAATATTAAGTAGAGTAGAACTTTCTAAATTATCCAAAGAAGAATTAATTACTGAAATTGTTAAATTATATGAATGCAAAAAAGCTCAGGAGGATTTTATCTTGAATATTTCTCATGATTTAAGATCACCATTAAATGTTATTTTGAGTGTTTTACAATGTTATAAGGATGATTATATAAATAAAGATAAAAAAGCATGTGAGCACATAGATATTATAAAAAGAAATGGGTATAAAATATTAAAACTTATAGATAATCTTATAGATACTACAAAATTAGAAAGAAAACATTATGAATTAAAAATGGAAAACTTAGATATAATTAATTTGATAGAATGGAATATATCGTCTATGGATAAGTATGCTAAGCAAAAAGAGATAGCATTAATATTTGATACTAATGTTGAAGAATGTGTAATGGCAGTAGATTCAGAAGCTATTGATAGAATAGTTATGAATTTAATTTCAAATGCTATAAAATTTTCACCTCAAGGAAGCAATGTTTATATTAATGCTTGGAAAAATAAAAGTCAGTTAACTATATCTGTAAAAGATGAAGGTATTGGAATACCTAAAGAAGAACAAAGTAATATTTTTGATAGATTTGTTCAATCTTCTAAAAACAAAAAAAACGAACATTCAGGGAGCGGAATAGGATTAGATTTAGTAAGATATTTAACAGAAGCGCATCAAGGAAAGATAGAACTTAAGAGTGAAGAAAACAAAGGTTCAGAATTTATTGTTAGATTACCTATTAAATTATTAAGTGAAGAAGTGAATAAGAAGAATAGGTATTTAAAGACTAAAAATCAAGTTGAACTGTTAGAAATTGAATTTTCAGACATATATTTATAGGATGAATTAAAAAATTTACAATAAATATATTAGAAATAATATATTTTTGTTAAGTTTTAAATGTTCAACAGTGAAGATGTAAATTGAAAGTTGCTATACTATTTATTATGTAAATATAAGAATTAAAATTTTTTAATAATAAATTTTTTATTGTTTAATGGTTAGTTTAAATTAAGCAACTTTCAATATGAATGTATTAATAATTATAGGATTATATAACGGCAATAAATATTATACAAATTAAATTGGCTTTTATATTGATTGCTATTAACAACGGATATGATTAATTTTCAATATGGAACCATATTTTTTTAGATATTCGTAAAGTTATTTTTAGTCACCAGATTACAAAGTTATGCTTATTATATAGAAAAACGTAATAATAATGATGTATTAATTATAAGATGTTAAAATATGGGCAATCTTAAAGTGAAAAATTAATATTACAAATAATTATAAACTTGATTATTATATTAGCTTGTGATAATATATTTATGTTGTAAAAAATGAATATGGAGTGTTAGTTAAACGGATATAACTTA
This genomic interval carries:
- the addA gene encoding helicase-exonuclease AddAB subunit AddA, which translates into the protein MGETKWTDEQLSAIETRNCNLLVAAAAGSGKTAVLVERIIRIITNEEAPVDIDKLLVVTFTNAAAAEMRERIAIAISKELDKNPNSKNLQKQLTLLNRANITTMHSFCLDVIKSNFHKIDLDPSFRIGDQTEGTLIKAEVIEELFEDKYDEDDADFINLVEVFGNYKNDDNLKDLVLDLYDFTMSGPWPERWLIDSAEEFNIKTLEELNNSKWVKVLNESVSVEIQGYINSMEKAIEIINSTDGLEPYLDSFISELSQIKSIYENINNGLEKMYIGILSINFGKLKPIKKDKVSDQNAQNLVKNIRDDIKKRISSLVNNIFSVTPDDMLINIQGSYPYIKKLSEIVLEFGERFSKKKKERNILDFNDLEHLCLKILIEYDENKNLIPSKVAENFKNYFDEVLVDEYQDSNSVQETIIGLVSRRDSDIPNVFMVGDVKQSIYRFRQAKPELFIEKYNNYQTNIGINRKIQLYKNFRSRKEIIDGVNYIFKEVMSQTVGELEYTDDEALNLGANYKEFDDDNITLGGAIEVNIVDKNGKNIEEDIEDEQEEIEAVNLEGRIIAKRINELMSSKAEKVFKVLDKETGEYRPLRYKDIVILLRATKNWSENLLEELGKEGIPVYADTGSGYFESIEIRTIISLLKVIDNPMQDIPMIALLRSPIMNFSAEELSDIRLVNKEKYFYENIKYIVDESSKENGYLYSEEIVDKCVYLLQCIDKWRKKSIYMAIDEFIWYLYMDTAYYGYVGAMPNGMLRQANLKILFQRARQFEQTSFKGLFNFISFINKLTKSSGDMGSAKILGENEDVVRIMSIHKSKGLEFPVVFLCGTGKQFNLMDLNKNILYHDELGIGPDFVDINKRFSIGTLAKEAIKKKIKLETLSEEMRILYVAYTRAKEKLIITGAVNNIDKIIEKWMNSASLEHNLILPSEVMKGKSYLDWIGMALCQHNDGAVLREKISESNEISKVDASRWEVKLWNKADLINMDDLNDETEKGKLESNVINNNSLNESTLKSIDEILSYEYPLKESTIIKSNISVSDLKRRNLERNLEIEEMYREKVMVTPKFLQEEKGLTSSERGTAVHFVMRKLDLNRVSTINEIKDQLKELYEGEFLLEAEVKAINPYKILNFFKCNLGSMMIELHKKGEKVYREIPFYTEISSLEINNDLDKRYNDETVRLQGIIDCFFEYRKEIILLDYKTDYIEKGKENEFKEKYKKQIDYYSDAIVKMTGKKVKKKYLYSFYLEEEIQL
- a CDS encoding L,D-transpeptidase; the protein is MKLYKNLYHNKLKYKKKFKITLLVFLFLITLTLSAIYEAYRYTKLINEFKTDFDNYKFSEANNLLLTKQISNPFKSYMLMNDLHKYFNAKTNTISDNINNKSISSENALTQLKEIARYDIIPHEDLLNISESIDLNQDSNNNFNNGITAFNNGQYAQAISAFKKVSSLDLNYEDSLKYLGDSKDKLKQDLLDRCDDLASNDYYTQALSLISNNSDILGDDSDIQEKIATIKEQQQEYLNKASAASEASSRALTTAISQNNINTLNIESTTSYFIDVDLKNQKTYIYKGTADNWQLIKSFPCSTGITGEDTPTGSFSIKEKGDWFFSDKYKQGGKYWTQITGDILFHSSPFAKDKTTIVDYTLNKPSSHGCIRLSIDDAKWIYTNIPKGSKVIIK
- a CDS encoding DUF1189 domain-containing protein, which codes for MNIKTNFFKKFITSIYDIKVFSKYAKEGLLRAIIYGVLLSLILGGIKGIASGYRFNSDITQISEQLQSEKYKFFIENGNLNINEAPIKFEQDNTIIYIDNSKNMADESDLKSIVINEDVSILVLRDGIIVNNYINKYKMSYINLFGDKIIDSTILKTAVKNLDIMFVIASSMISIGFTIFNTLLNCLIVVAFASILTIFMRMVVKYNALYSLTLYAATLPLIIQTILQIVNPTVNFDVTFVLGTLTYVILILKYIKAEIIENINNGKL